The DNA window GCCCATGGGCTTCTGCCAGTGCGAGACGAATCATTGCTGGTTCCACCCCGTCCACGCCGAAATCATGCACACGTTCGGTGAGGTTGGGCTGCGGAGAAAAAACGATATCGTCTGCGTGTAACAAGGGACCCTTTGCCATCATGGCAGAACGGAGAACGGTGTTTCTCAATTCCCTGACATTTCCGGGCCACTGGTAAGAATAGAGGGCCATCATCGCGTCCGAGGCGAAGCGTAATTCCGGATTCTGTTGACTCAGAAAGTGGCAGGCTAACACCTCGATATCTTCGGGTCTTTCCCTTAATGCCGGCACCGAAATCTGGCAAGCGCCGAGCTCGTCTTTCAGGTGTTCACTCCCCGCAGCCACCAGCCGGACATCCACCCGTGTGGAGCGGGCCGCGCCAATCCGGTGTAAGGCTCCATGCTCAACGGCTCGTACGACTTTCGCCCGCAAACGTTGGTCTAAACCTCCGGCTTCATCGAGAAACAAGG is part of the Bryobacter aggregatus MPL3 genome and encodes:
- a CDS encoding sigma 54-interacting transcriptional regulator, with protein sequence MVEHFQFLGVDAAIASPRMRLLLNQVREAARSGRPIVIAGESGSGKEIVARAIHHYSNRKSNPFLEFCCGALPKELVESELFGHEKGVFSGASAMKPGLLELANHGTLFLDEAGGLDQRLRAKVVRAVEHGALHRIGAARSTRVDVRLVAAGSEHLKDELGACQISVPALRERPEDIEVLACHFLSQQNPELRFASDAMMALYSYQWPGNVRELRNTVLRSAMMAKGPLLHADDIVFSPQPNLTERVHDFGVDGVEPAMIRLALAEAHGHRQRAADALGISKATLSRRMRLHGLHGNETIAGRIG